In a genomic window of Flavobacteriales bacterium:
- the ybeY gene encoding rRNA maturation RNase YbeY, whose translation MGQVHFLARGVPNIFRERARLREWLLRVAQEHGQDVLELSFVLLSDEALMEINRRFLGHDDFTDVITFDLSGGVGVRGEVLMSLPRIRDNANVYCVPQQQELRRVMVHGLLHLLGHSDKKPSERKAMTASEDACLRLY comes from the coding sequence ATGGGCCAAGTTCATTTCCTGGCGCGCGGTGTACCCAATATTTTCCGGGAACGCGCGCGGCTTCGCGAATGGTTGTTGCGCGTTGCCCAAGAGCATGGCCAAGACGTCCTGGAGTTGTCTTTCGTGCTCTTATCCGACGAGGCCCTGATGGAAATCAATCGCCGATTCTTGGGCCATGACGACTTTACTGATGTAATCACCTTTGACTTGAGCGGTGGGGTTGGGGTACGCGGCGAAGTGCTCATGAGCCTGCCGCGAATCCGCGATAACGCCAACGTGTACTGCGTTCCGCAACAACAAGAACTAAGGCGCGTGATGGTGCATGGCCTGTTACATCTCCTTGGGCATTCGGATAAGAAGCCCTCGGAACGCAAAGCCATGACCGCGTCAGAAGACGCCTGCTTGAGGCTGTACTAG
- a CDS encoding N-acetyltransferase, which produces MTRKPTTDVIDLMAQPLIDEPDSRQFVLRVGEHRARMEYDRDGDRIFLGTLDVPRQVAELGVGDVVMEKTLMWVEENRLKLIPTAPAIKAYLRKHTAWKRLLLKGVQV; this is translated from the coding sequence ATGACGCGCAAGCCAACCACGGATGTGATCGACCTGATGGCCCAGCCATTGATCGACGAGCCAGATTCACGGCAATTCGTGCTTCGCGTGGGCGAGCACCGTGCGCGCATGGAATATGACCGTGATGGCGATCGCATCTTCCTCGGAACGCTGGATGTTCCAAGGCAAGTGGCAGAGCTCGGCGTAGGCGACGTGGTCATGGAAAAGACGTTGATGTGGGTGGAGGAGAACCGGCTGAAGCTCATCCCGACAGCGCCGGCCATCAAGGCCTACTTGCGCAAGCACACCGCGTGGAAGCGGCTCCTCTTGAAAGGGGTGCAGGTCTGA
- a CDS encoding glutamate--tRNA ligase, whose amino-acid sequence MNMSVRVRFAPSPTGPLHMGGVRTALYNYLFAKKHGGQFLLRIEDTDQARYVPGAEEYIKESLEWCGLMPDESPWSGGPDGPYRQSERKALYKNYADELIAKDKAYYAFDTPEELDAMRARLQAAGVAAPAYNAVTREHMKNSLTLSADEVKERLARGDQFVVRLKVPRHEEVRFEDLIRGWVVVHSSNIDDKVLFKSDGMPTYHLANIVDDHLMRITHVIRGEEWLPSAPLHVLIYEAFGWDRPDFAHLPLILRPDGNGKLSKRDGDRLGFPVFSLDWTDPVSGEKSSGYREKGYFPDAFINMLALLGWNPGGDVEIMDRKEMIARFDLSRVHKGGARFDPEKTKWFNQQYLRMRPDGDLGAQLRVKLKERGIEASEGRANAAVALLKERATFVDDMLEGAYLFVEGSPLKGNDAAIEELRKRWKPEAAPALEAYITALRALTESKAPAFEAAFNRVLSETGMKVGQVMPLYRLFVAGRMQGPGMFDVSALLGREEVIVRLNAGLDLCRSWA is encoded by the coding sequence CTGAACATGTCCGTCCGCGTCCGCTTCGCGCCTAGCCCTACAGGCCCCCTGCATATGGGGGGCGTTCGCACCGCGCTTTACAATTACCTATTCGCCAAGAAGCACGGGGGCCAATTCCTGCTGCGCATCGAGGATACCGATCAGGCCCGCTACGTTCCCGGCGCGGAGGAGTACATCAAGGAGAGCCTCGAATGGTGCGGCCTGATGCCCGATGAGAGCCCTTGGTCGGGCGGCCCTGACGGCCCCTATCGCCAGAGCGAGCGCAAGGCGCTATACAAGAATTACGCTGATGAGCTGATCGCGAAGGACAAGGCCTACTACGCCTTTGATACCCCGGAAGAACTCGATGCCATGCGCGCGCGGCTGCAGGCCGCGGGCGTGGCGGCGCCGGCCTACAATGCCGTGACGCGTGAGCACATGAAGAACTCGCTTACGCTGAGTGCCGACGAGGTGAAGGAACGACTTGCGCGGGGCGACCAGTTCGTGGTGCGCCTGAAAGTGCCGCGCCACGAAGAGGTGCGCTTCGAGGACCTCATCCGTGGTTGGGTGGTGGTGCACAGCAGCAACATCGACGATAAGGTGCTCTTCAAGAGTGACGGGATGCCCACCTACCACTTGGCTAACATCGTCGATGACCACCTGATGCGCATCACCCACGTGATCCGTGGCGAGGAATGGCTGCCCAGCGCGCCGTTGCATGTGCTCATCTATGAAGCCTTCGGATGGGACCGCCCCGATTTCGCGCACCTGCCGTTGATCCTGAGGCCCGACGGCAACGGGAAACTGAGCAAGCGCGACGGTGACCGACTGGGTTTCCCGGTATTCTCGTTGGACTGGACGGACCCCGTGAGCGGCGAGAAGAGCAGCGGCTATCGCGAGAAGGGCTACTTCCCCGATGCCTTCATCAACATGCTCGCGCTGCTCGGCTGGAATCCCGGCGGCGACGTGGAGATCATGGATCGCAAGGAGATGATCGCGCGCTTCGACCTGTCCCGCGTTCACAAAGGCGGCGCCCGATTCGATCCCGAGAAGACCAAGTGGTTCAACCAGCAATACCTCCGCATGCGCCCCGATGGGGACTTGGGCGCACAACTGCGAGTGAAGCTGAAGGAGCGCGGAATAGAAGCAAGCGAGGGGCGCGCCAATGCAGCCGTCGCGCTGCTGAAGGAGCGGGCCACATTCGTTGACGACATGCTCGAGGGCGCTTATCTCTTCGTTGAAGGCTCGCCGCTGAAAGGCAACGATGCGGCGATCGAGGAACTGCGCAAGCGATGGAAGCCCGAAGCCGCTCCGGCACTGGAAGCATACATCACCGCGCTCCGTGCGCTCACTGAGAGCAAGGCTCCTGCATTCGAGGCGGCGTTCAACCGTGTCCTGTCGGAAACCGGCATGAAGGTCGGGCAAGTGATGCCGTTGTACCGGCTCTTCGTGGCAGGTCGGATGCAAGGGCCGGGCATGTTCGATGTCAGCGCGCTTCTGGGCCGAGAGGAAGTGATCGTCCGCCTGAACGCAGGCCTTGACCTTTGCCGTTCATGGGCCTGA
- a CDS encoding T9SS type A sorting domain-containing protein, whose product MSLRYAAILAIAIAPNAFGQCAPVDCLSQLPAWGGLCSATFIDGRVGEPYSDAISFHVTNECTPATLFDPTLTGVSIRITQITSVAFTQLPGGLTGTTNQASYTPPANGCGALAGVPTDAGVFEASVDLVVNVNAWPFSLTCGGFGPIAQNGNEVGFPTLITILPDPAFAGPGEPLCHTDEPFALVPLGTPGGAFSGPGVSGGFFDPSLAGVGTHSVKYVVSAQDGAAIAAATDSLSIDIVVEDCSGGCTAFSGTLSGGGQFCLDTNGTVLTATPNGDAVVPPGFEVLYILASGLTEFIEDTMAQPMAVVTSEMLYTIDCLVYDPATLDLGFLVFGGPLTLGNLQAEIDQQGACATLTSDPPIFLVGESYCCIAFAGTLGGVDFIPCLVPGGSVELIGIPGGDAVVPDGYEVLYVLTQGAGLTIIDAGPLPVFNATATGLHTIHTLVYDPATLDLGSIEFGVTTGVDVNGLLIQGGGIVCASLDVMGAAYTVVECADPCDAEAGTTNGPGAVICLVDGEASLLTSPNGDAVVPDGFVQVFVLTQGSSLLILDAGVDPAFMVMEVGEYAIHSFVFDPLTFDPGFIVPGETTAAEVLDFISSNSLCADLDAAGAQFLVDVCDGLGLNTANSLRVHPNPNSGAFFIAAGAEGRVLVELLDVSGRLVHRDGLQLSRNQSAWLSTDAAPGSYILRITAAGERREQRMVIQR is encoded by the coding sequence ATGAGTCTTCGTTACGCTGCGATTCTCGCCATTGCCATTGCCCCGAACGCATTCGGCCAATGCGCTCCGGTCGATTGCCTGAGCCAGTTGCCGGCCTGGGGCGGTCTTTGTTCGGCCACCTTCATCGATGGCCGCGTGGGTGAGCCATACAGCGATGCCATATCATTCCATGTCACCAACGAATGCACGCCGGCGACGCTCTTCGATCCTACACTTACCGGCGTTTCCATACGAATCACGCAGATCACCAGCGTGGCGTTCACGCAATTGCCGGGCGGGCTCACGGGCACCACGAACCAGGCGTCTTACACGCCCCCCGCGAATGGCTGTGGCGCACTCGCCGGCGTACCCACGGACGCAGGCGTCTTCGAGGCGTCCGTTGATCTTGTGGTGAACGTGAATGCCTGGCCGTTCTCGCTCACCTGCGGAGGTTTCGGCCCCATTGCACAGAATGGCAATGAAGTAGGCTTCCCAACCCTGATCACCATCCTTCCCGATCCCGCATTCGCCGGACCGGGCGAGCCGCTCTGCCACACGGATGAGCCGTTCGCGCTGGTCCCCTTGGGAACGCCCGGCGGGGCATTCTCCGGCCCAGGGGTATCCGGCGGATTCTTCGACCCGAGCCTTGCAGGCGTTGGCACGCACTCGGTGAAGTACGTGGTGAGCGCACAGGATGGTGCTGCGATCGCCGCTGCAACGGACAGCCTGAGCATCGATATCGTGGTGGAGGATTGCTCGGGTGGATGCACGGCCTTCTCCGGAACGCTCTCCGGTGGCGGGCAGTTTTGCCTTGATACGAACGGCACCGTTCTAACCGCAACGCCCAATGGCGATGCCGTAGTGCCGCCCGGCTTTGAGGTGTTGTACATACTCGCGAGCGGATTGACCGAATTCATTGAGGACACCATGGCGCAACCAATGGCAGTGGTGACATCCGAGATGCTGTACACAATCGACTGCCTTGTTTACGACCCCGCCACATTGGACCTGGGGTTCCTTGTGTTCGGCGGCCCGCTGACGCTTGGAAACCTTCAGGCCGAAATCGACCAGCAGGGCGCTTGCGCTACACTCACCTCAGACCCTCCCATTTTCCTCGTCGGTGAATCATACTGCTGCATAGCCTTCGCGGGCACGCTTGGCGGTGTCGATTTCATCCCCTGCTTGGTGCCGGGCGGAAGCGTGGAGCTGATCGGCATTCCCGGCGGAGATGCCGTGGTGCCCGATGGTTACGAGGTCCTCTATGTGCTCACGCAGGGCGCAGGCCTCACCATCATCGATGCAGGACCTCTCCCCGTCTTCAATGCAACTGCAACTGGACTGCACACCATACACACGCTGGTATACGACCCGGCCACGCTCGATCTGGGCAGCATCGAGTTCGGCGTTACAACAGGAGTTGATGTGAACGGCCTGTTGATCCAAGGCGGCGGCATTGTTTGCGCGAGCCTCGATGTTATGGGCGCGGCATACACCGTTGTGGAATGCGCCGATCCGTGCGATGCCGAAGCAGGAACCACCAATGGGCCCGGCGCCGTGATATGCCTTGTGGATGGAGAGGCCAGCCTGCTCACCAGCCCGAATGGTGATGCCGTGGTGCCGGACGGCTTCGTTCAGGTGTTCGTGCTCACCCAAGGATCGAGCCTCTTGATACTCGACGCAGGCGTTGACCCCGCATTCATGGTCATGGAGGTCGGTGAGTATGCCATCCACAGCTTTGTTTTCGACCCCCTCACATTCGACCCCGGATTCATCGTACCGGGCGAGACTACGGCGGCTGAAGTGCTGGACTTCATAAGCAGCAATTCGCTCTGTGCCGATCTCGATGCGGCCGGAGCGCAGTTCTTGGTTGATGTATGCGATGGACTCGGGCTGAACACGGCCAACAGCCTCAGGGTTCATCCCAACCCGAACTCCGGAGCGTTCTTCATTGCTGCAGGCGCTGAAGGCCGGGTACTGGTCGAGCTCTTGGACGTGAGCGGCCGCCTGGTCCATAGGGACGGGCTGCAGTTATCGCGCAATCAATCCGCCTGGTTGAGCACCGATGCGGCTCCGGGCAGCTACATCCTGCGGATCACGGCTGCTGGAGAGCGCCGGGAGCAGCGCATGGTGATCCAACGCTAG
- a CDS encoding ATP-binding protein: MPALTEALAFTERIEFPAKAENIAVAERLIDEACSRYNVHESLYGNILIALTEAVNNAIHHGNGLDPSKIVSLGYEAREHQLVFVVSDQGPGFDHLNLPDPTDPQNLERPHGRGVFLMRALADEVEFTDNGATAALAFSLIPRKD, translated from the coding sequence ATGCCCGCACTCACCGAAGCTCTGGCCTTCACCGAGCGCATCGAATTTCCCGCTAAGGCAGAGAATATCGCCGTAGCAGAAAGGCTCATTGACGAGGCCTGTTCCCGCTACAATGTGCACGAGAGCCTTTATGGGAACATACTCATTGCGCTAACCGAAGCCGTGAACAATGCTATTCATCACGGCAATGGATTAGACCCCTCAAAGATTGTCTCCCTCGGTTATGAGGCCCGAGAGCATCAGTTGGTCTTCGTCGTCTCAGACCAGGGTCCGGGTTTTGACCATCTGAACCTTCCGGATCCGACCGATCCTCAAAATCTCGAGAGGCCACATGGTCGAGGCGTCTTTCTGATGCGAGCCCTGGCTGATGAGGTCGAGTTTACAGACAACGGCGCCACTGCTGCGCTTGCGTTCAGCCTCATCCCAAGGAAGGATTAG
- a CDS encoding recombination protein O N-terminal domain-containing protein, whose product MLITAEAIVLRAIAHGDRSVVLKAWTRHAGARSYLVRLGAKGQQAALQPLSRIEVIADERPDRELHSARSVRVTRPFLRIAFDPVRGAVALFAQELFYRVLRAESADEELHEAVEEIIEAIDSQGDPRWLPHQALMRLSGPLGFRPELPDAGLDHFDLQEGRFVPAGARHGHLLAPPLSTALSELIRTELNAAPAIVATSAQRNELLDHLLLYYRLHLEAMGAMRSPAVLRAVLG is encoded by the coding sequence ATGCTCATCACCGCTGAAGCCATCGTTCTGCGCGCCATCGCGCACGGCGACCGGAGCGTGGTGCTGAAGGCTTGGACCCGACATGCAGGTGCGCGCTCCTATCTGGTGCGCCTGGGCGCTAAGGGGCAACAGGCCGCGCTGCAGCCGTTGAGCCGCATCGAGGTAATCGCGGACGAGCGGCCCGACCGCGAACTGCACTCCGCACGCTCCGTGCGCGTGACCCGGCCCTTCCTGCGCATCGCGTTCGATCCCGTTCGCGGCGCGGTGGCGCTCTTCGCGCAAGAGCTGTTCTACCGGGTGCTGCGGGCCGAAAGCGCTGACGAGGAGCTGCATGAAGCCGTGGAAGAGATCATTGAGGCCATCGATTCACAGGGCGATCCCCGATGGCTTCCGCATCAAGCGCTCATGCGCCTCTCCGGCCCACTGGGCTTTAGGCCAGAGCTGCCGGATGCAGGCCTCGACCACTTCGATTTGCAAGAGGGGCGCTTCGTTCCGGCAGGAGCCCGTCACGGCCACTTGCTGGCCCCTCCGTTGAGCACTGCGCTTTCGGAACTCATTCGAACGGAGCTCAACGCGGCACCGGCCATCGTGGCCACCTCCGCGCAACGCAACGAGCTGCTCGACCACCTCCTGCTCTATTACCGGCTGCACCTGGAGGCCATGGGCGCCATGCGGTCGCCGGCGGTACTGCGTGCCGTGCTCGGCTAG
- a CDS encoding glycosyltransferase family 2 protein: MTLYNKAPFVEEAVKSVLASSYTDFELLVLDDASTDRGADLVRAVSDPRIRLIVHGENLGRARNANRGLAESAGEYVAILDADDMMHADRLAKQVAYMDAHPRIGACGTAAQLIGDRDRVAAWPTRDEVARGQMLFDDPLLYGSAMFRRSVIVTHGLQCPEDWRGPGMDYLFLLRVAAVTEVANLPEALTQYRIGANNFRHGRNMLADAERIVKEALGFFGLKADQQELRSHLVLLRRLDPPETVDGVRSLNAWAARLIAFNREAQAFPKAVFESRLRAELDRIFFLLADHDPRLACRHARLSGGWTLGRLRYYLAARWRT, translated from the coding sequence ATGACCTTGTACAACAAGGCCCCGTTCGTGGAGGAGGCGGTGAAGAGCGTGCTCGCCAGCAGCTACACCGACTTCGAATTGCTGGTATTGGACGATGCCAGCACGGACCGCGGCGCTGATCTGGTCCGGGCCGTAAGCGATCCGCGCATTCGATTGATCGTGCACGGGGAGAACCTTGGGCGCGCGCGCAACGCCAATCGGGGCCTTGCTGAATCAGCGGGCGAGTACGTGGCGATCCTCGATGCGGACGATATGATGCATGCAGATCGGTTGGCAAAGCAAGTGGCCTACATGGATGCGCATCCTCGGATAGGCGCTTGCGGCACCGCTGCGCAGCTGATAGGCGATCGCGATCGCGTAGCGGCCTGGCCGACCCGTGATGAAGTGGCGCGGGGCCAGATGCTCTTCGACGACCCCTTGCTGTATGGTTCGGCCATGTTCCGACGGAGCGTGATCGTAACGCATGGCCTTCAATGCCCAGAGGATTGGCGGGGTCCGGGCATGGATTACCTTTTTCTGCTCCGGGTAGCGGCAGTAACGGAAGTGGCGAATCTTCCAGAAGCGCTCACCCAATACCGCATCGGGGCGAATAACTTCCGGCATGGGCGGAACATGCTGGCCGATGCGGAGCGGATTGTCAAGGAGGCTTTGGGGTTCTTCGGTTTGAAGGCCGATCAGCAAGAGTTGCGATCGCACCTGGTGCTGTTGCGCAGGCTTGATCCTCCAGAGACCGTCGATGGGGTTCGGTCGTTGAATGCGTGGGCGGCGCGACTTATTGCCTTCAACCGAGAGGCGCAGGCTTTCCCGAAAGCCGTGTTCGAATCCCGCTTGCGTGCCGAGCTCGATCGCATCTTCTTCCTGCTCGCCGACCATGACCCTCGACTTGCCTGCAGGCATGCGCGTCTTTCAGGCGGATGGACCCTTGGCCGGCTACGCTATTACCTGGCGGCACGTTGGCGCACCTGA
- a CDS encoding DUF4175 domain-containing protein — translation MQSDYQLLIAKLDAFIRKYYKDRLIRGALYATGLLASLFLATALLEHLGHFGTSLRTLLFWGFVLSMGLVLGRFVVQPLVMLMRLGPIISHEEAARIIGSHFSDVRDKLLNTLQLHDLAATLPNRRELIEAAIAQRSRELGPVSFVRAIDLRRNRRYLRYAAPPLALLFLLLFAAPSIITGPAHRILRHGSEFLPEAPFRFVLLNDSLTVAEGKDFELLLGLEGDPLPSRVEVEANGAAIPMVQPSPGRFSHRFRNVHSQIVFNFRADGFKSREYTLTPEPAPLIIGLSASLEYPAYLDLSTAEERVAGDMTVPAGTRITWLATAQSADALHMEFDDTTLVSAPLPTESGQVIFSMTRRMMQSRSFVLRPMLEKRHGAEPMRHRIEVVPDLHPTITVQSTQDSSALRRLYFSGEAGDDHGLRKLLFHYRFVAGGDSVAAEKRQGSTPIAIDSRSVRQAYFHTWDLYDLSLSPGDRIEHWFEVWDNDGVNGSKSTRTAVQVFAAPTLKELSERQEARSEESKGRLRESISEAQDLQQELDKLRRDLLEKKEADWQDKNRLQQIMERQKLLEQRIEESVEQMRQSQQENREFSPPDERLLEKQERIQELFENVLSEEMKELYRKVDELMQKLDKDQLQEQLREMKLGQEDIEKELDRALELFKRMEVEQKAEDITKRLQELAEKQEKLGEETKEEKRPDDDLKREQEALNEEFKELRKDMDQLSEKNKDLEQPMNLPDTEALEQEIQDQQQRSSEDLDRKQRQKASNGQKGAAEKMEQLAHQMESAMQGGAQEQQEEDMDALRQLLENILHLSFGQEGLMADLTATNVRDPRWVGHGRTQRKLRDDAKVIEDSLFALSKRVPQIQSTVNKEMNAVNDNMDEARRLIGEARANERFKPSAADKQQRAMTSLNNLALLLDEALQQMMQQMNAQSKPGSGSCNKPGKNPSGQAGNKPSMSKARAQQQAMQKQLEEMRKAMEQGKKPGDQRGQGSPGLPGMSQQLANLAAQQAAIRKEMHRIAQELNKDGSGTGNELNKLAQQMEQQERDIVNKSITPETMRRQQDLLVRLLEHEKAERERELDQKRTSNEGRDAPPPDPKRAFEHQRLKSREAELLRTVPPGLKPYYRDRVNAYFGTFDRP, via the coding sequence ATGCAAAGCGACTACCAACTGCTCATCGCCAAGCTCGATGCCTTCATCCGGAAGTACTACAAGGACCGGCTGATACGCGGCGCGCTATACGCCACAGGACTCTTGGCGAGCCTGTTCCTGGCAACGGCCCTGCTTGAGCATTTGGGCCATTTCGGCACTTCGCTGCGCACGTTGCTGTTCTGGGGCTTCGTGCTAAGCATGGGCTTGGTGCTGGGGCGATTCGTGGTGCAGCCATTGGTGATGCTCATGCGACTCGGGCCCATCATCTCCCACGAAGAGGCCGCTCGGATCATCGGCTCCCACTTCAGCGACGTTCGCGACAAGCTGTTGAACACCCTGCAGCTCCATGACCTGGCCGCCACCCTGCCGAATCGTCGCGAGCTCATCGAGGCCGCCATCGCGCAACGCAGCCGCGAATTGGGGCCGGTGAGCTTCGTGCGCGCAATCGACCTCCGTCGCAACCGTCGGTACTTGCGCTACGCAGCCCCCCCGCTTGCCTTGCTGTTCTTGCTGCTGTTCGCTGCGCCGAGCATCATAACCGGGCCCGCGCATCGAATACTCCGCCATGGAAGCGAGTTCCTCCCCGAGGCGCCCTTCCGGTTCGTCCTGCTCAATGATTCGCTGACCGTAGCCGAAGGCAAGGACTTCGAATTGCTGTTAGGCCTTGAGGGGGACCCGCTTCCGAGCCGGGTTGAAGTCGAAGCCAACGGTGCCGCAATCCCTATGGTCCAGCCATCTCCTGGGCGTTTCTCCCATCGTTTCCGCAATGTGCACAGCCAAATCGTGTTCAACTTCCGGGCAGATGGGTTCAAGAGCCGGGAATACACCTTGACACCGGAGCCCGCTCCATTGATCATCGGACTTAGCGCAAGCCTTGAGTACCCCGCTTACCTCGACCTCTCGACCGCGGAGGAACGCGTAGCCGGGGACATGACCGTTCCTGCAGGCACGCGCATCACCTGGCTTGCCACGGCTCAAAGCGCTGATGCACTTCACATGGAATTCGATGACACCACGCTCGTCTCTGCACCCCTGCCGACCGAGTCGGGCCAAGTCATTTTCAGCATGACACGGAGAATGATGCAAAGCCGCTCATTCGTGTTGCGGCCCATGCTAGAAAAACGTCACGGTGCCGAGCCCATGAGGCATAGGATCGAGGTTGTTCCGGACCTCCATCCGACCATCACGGTACAGTCCACTCAAGACTCGTCGGCCTTGCGGCGTTTGTACTTCAGCGGTGAGGCGGGCGATGATCACGGACTGAGGAAGCTGCTCTTCCATTATCGTTTCGTCGCGGGTGGCGATAGTGTTGCTGCGGAGAAACGACAGGGCAGCACTCCAATCGCCATCGACTCGCGGAGCGTGCGGCAGGCCTACTTCCATACCTGGGACCTGTATGACCTGAGCCTTTCCCCTGGAGATCGGATTGAACATTGGTTCGAAGTGTGGGATAATGATGGCGTGAATGGAAGCAAGAGCACCCGAACGGCCGTGCAGGTCTTTGCTGCGCCAACGCTTAAGGAGCTTTCCGAGCGCCAAGAGGCCCGAAGCGAGGAGAGCAAGGGGCGGTTGCGCGAGAGCATCAGCGAAGCACAGGACCTGCAGCAGGAGCTGGACAAACTGCGGCGCGACCTTTTGGAGAAGAAAGAGGCGGATTGGCAGGACAAGAATCGGCTTCAGCAGATCATGGAGCGCCAGAAGCTCCTTGAACAGCGCATCGAGGAATCTGTGGAACAGATGCGCCAGAGCCAGCAGGAAAACCGTGAATTCAGTCCGCCGGACGAGCGGCTTCTGGAGAAGCAGGAGCGCATCCAGGAGCTCTTCGAGAATGTGCTCAGTGAAGAAATGAAAGAACTCTACCGCAAGGTGGATGAGCTCATGCAGAAGCTGGACAAGGACCAGCTTCAAGAGCAGCTGCGGGAGATGAAGCTGGGGCAGGAAGACATCGAGAAAGAGCTCGACAGGGCTTTAGAGCTGTTCAAGCGCATGGAGGTGGAGCAAAAGGCCGAGGACATCACCAAGCGACTACAGGAACTTGCCGAGAAACAAGAGAAACTCGGCGAGGAGACCAAAGAGGAGAAGCGACCCGATGACGACCTGAAGCGTGAGCAAGAGGCCCTGAACGAGGAATTCAAGGAGCTGCGCAAGGACATGGACCAGCTCTCTGAGAAGAACAAGGACCTCGAGCAACCAATGAACCTGCCCGATACGGAAGCGCTCGAACAAGAAATCCAGGATCAGCAACAACGAAGCTCGGAGGACCTGGATCGAAAGCAGAGACAGAAAGCCTCGAACGGACAGAAGGGCGCGGCAGAGAAGATGGAGCAGCTTGCACACCAGATGGAGAGCGCCATGCAGGGGGGCGCACAAGAACAGCAAGAAGAGGACATGGACGCTCTAAGGCAGCTGCTAGAGAACATCCTACACCTGAGCTTCGGCCAAGAAGGCCTCATGGCCGATTTGACAGCGACCAATGTCCGCGACCCTCGGTGGGTGGGGCATGGCCGCACGCAGCGCAAGCTTCGGGACGACGCCAAAGTCATCGAGGATTCCCTCTTCGCACTAAGCAAGCGCGTGCCCCAGATCCAAAGCACCGTAAACAAGGAGATGAATGCGGTGAACGACAACATGGATGAGGCTCGACGGCTGATTGGTGAGGCTCGCGCCAACGAGCGATTCAAGCCGAGCGCAGCCGACAAGCAGCAACGCGCCATGACCTCCTTGAATAACCTGGCCCTATTGCTTGATGAGGCGCTCCAACAGATGATGCAGCAGATGAATGCTCAGAGCAAGCCCGGGAGCGGCAGCTGCAACAAGCCAGGGAAGAACCCAAGCGGACAAGCCGGTAATAAGCCAAGCATGTCGAAGGCGCGGGCTCAACAGCAAGCCATGCAGAAGCAGCTCGAAGAAATGCGGAAGGCCATGGAGCAGGGCAAGAAGCCAGGCGACCAGCGCGGCCAAGGAAGCCCCGGTTTGCCGGGGATGAGCCAACAACTCGCAAATCTCGCCGCTCAGCAAGCAGCCATTCGGAAGGAAATGCATCGAATCGCCCAAGAGCTCAATAAGGACGGCAGCGGGACCGGGAATGAGCTGAATAAGCTGGCTCAACAGATGGAGCAGCAAGAAAGGGACATCGTGAATAAGAGCATCACACCGGAGACGATGCGGCGCCAACAGGATCTCCTCGTTCGCCTCCTCGAGCACGAGAAGGCCGAACGAGAAAGAGAGCTCGACCAGAAGCGGACGAGCAACGAGGGTCGCGATGCACCGCCTCCGGATCCAAAGCGCGCATTCGAGCACCAGCGGCTTAAGTCCCGTGAGGCCGAACTGCTGAGAACGGTCCCGCCAGGGCTCAAGCCATATTACCGGGATCGCGTGAATGCCTATTTCGGTACCTTTGACCGACCCTGA
- the folB gene encoding dihydroneopterin aldolase: MGLIEVNGIRAFAFHGCLPEEERIGGHYRVDVSAQGDFSGAEQSDKLADTVDYGRVTAIVLEQMAERSRLIEHVARRIAEALKKEWPSARFVVRVVKERPPVNGDVAEAAYVAEA; encoded by the coding sequence ATGGGCCTGATCGAGGTGAATGGCATCCGGGCCTTCGCCTTCCATGGTTGCTTGCCGGAAGAGGAGCGCATCGGCGGGCACTACCGCGTGGATGTCTCGGCGCAAGGGGATTTCAGCGGCGCGGAACAGTCGGACAAGCTTGCTGACACCGTGGATTATGGCCGTGTGACGGCCATTGTCCTGGAACAGATGGCCGAGCGCAGCCGATTGATCGAGCACGTGGCGCGACGTATCGCGGAAGCCTTGAAGAAGGAATGGCCGTCTGCGCGCTTCGTGGTGCGTGTGGTCAAGGAGCGGCCCCCAGTGAATGGCGATGTAGCAGAAGCGGCCTACGTGGCCGAGGCCTGA